From the Anguilla anguilla isolate fAngAng1 chromosome 6, fAngAng1.pri, whole genome shotgun sequence genome, one window contains:
- the LOC118228803 gene encoding GRAM domain-containing protein 2B-like isoform X1: MVGPGTGVHKSKGETYTVVYQRSSLNNWTLYLVNPQMHTMNLHGKICRKFSLDSACYTVEGGGRLRKVKSKSRFEPMKVESVEDAQLEIQELNKSLSRQTPISSQTIDERGFERSEGDVTRSSFIKHNKTFHKIFLDIPEGEELTHAFTCALQKEVLYQGKLFVSDNYVCFYSSVLLKETRVVIHVSNVQAVKKQNTARVVPNALSIHTNEGEKYLFVSLRNREACYKLLCSVCPNVVEKSGQNSPVASSAENGIDPGKDSNSSESSLEDTPNHLDDRNRSVQLKAPLPKLIRTSRTRQSSSTSTENDESSSDENTEPSWIWSVTEKVKSLLILRESNNFNLLLCIYLLLVLLLVLTSGYIGLRIMALEEQLSSMGALPEFSLQSGYKDT, from the exons ATGGTCGGACCTGGGACAGGAGTTCATAAATCGAAAGGGGAGACATATACAGTCGTATATCAAAGAAGTTCACTGAATAATTGGACGTTATATTTGGTCAACCCTCAAATGCACACCATGAATCTACATGGTAAAATATGCAGGAAGTTTTCTCTGGACAGCGCTTG CTACACAGTGGAAGGGGGTGGGAGGCTGAGGAAAGTGAAGAGCAAGAGCAGGTTTGAACCCATGAAAGTAGAGAGTGTGGAGGATGCCCAGCTGGAGATACAGGAGCTCAACAAGAGCCTCAGCAGGCAGACTCcaatcag CTCACAGACCATTGATGAGAGAGGCTTTGAAAGGTCTGAAGGCGATGTCACACGGAGT AGTTTTATCAAGCACAACAAGACATTCCACAAGATTTTCCTAGACATTCCTGAGGGCGAGGAATTAACACATG CTTTCACCTGTGCCCTGCAGAAGGAGGTGCTTTATCAAGGCAAGCTCTTTGTGTCGGATAATTACGTGTGCTTCTACTCCTCTGTGCTGCTCAAGGAAACCAGA GTGGTGATCCATGTATCTAATGTGCAAGCAGTGAAGAAGCAGAACACAGCCCGAGTGGTGCCCAACGCCCTGTCAATCCACACCAACGAGGGGGAGAAG tatttgtttgtgtctttACGGAACCGCGAGGCCTGCTACAAGCtactgtgctcagtgtgtccGAACGTGGTG GAAAAGAGCGGTCAGAACAGCCCGGTTGCCTCCTCAGCAGAGAATGGCATTGATCCCGGGAAGGATTCA AACTCAAGTGAGTCAAGTCTGGAGGACACTCCGAATCACCTGGATGACAGAAACCGCAGTGTCCAGTTGAAAGCACCCTTGCCCAAGCTGATCAGAA CCTCAAGGACTCGTCAGAGCAGCTCAACTTCTACAGAGAATGACGAGAGTTCCAGTGACGAAAACACAG AGCCGTCTTGGATTTGGTCCGTAACAGAGAAGGTCAAGTCCCTCCTCATACTGAGAGAGTCCAATAACTTCAACCTCCTCCTCTGCATCTACTTACTTCT GGTGCTGCTTCTCGTGCTGACGTCGGGGTACATCGGCCTGCGCATCATGGctctggaggagcagctgagCTCCATGGGGGCGCTGCCCGAGTTCTCTCTGCAGAGCGG GTACAAAGACACATAG
- the LOC118228803 gene encoding GRAM domain-containing protein 2B-like isoform X3 — MMVHERSHGGSTRRTRRDQNLYQNYTVEGGGRLRKVKSKSRFEPMKVESVEDAQLEIQELNKSLSRQTPISSQTIDERGFERSEGDVTRSSFIKHNKTFHKIFLDIPEGEELTHAFTCALQKEVLYQGKLFVSDNYVCFYSSVLLKETRVVIHVSNVQAVKKQNTARVVPNALSIHTNEGEKYLFVSLRNREACYKLLCSVCPNVVEKSGQNSPVASSAENGIDPGKDSNSSESSLEDTPNHLDDRNRSVQLKAPLPKLIRTSRTRQSSSTSTENDESSSDENTEPSWIWSVTEKVKSLLILRESNNFNLLLCIYLLLVLLLVLTSGYIGLRIMALEEQLSSMGALPEFSLQSGYKDT; from the exons ATGATGGTTCACGAAAGAAGCCATGGTGGATCTACACGTCGGACAAGGCGAGATCAGAACCTATACCAGAA CTACACAGTGGAAGGGGGTGGGAGGCTGAGGAAAGTGAAGAGCAAGAGCAGGTTTGAACCCATGAAAGTAGAGAGTGTGGAGGATGCCCAGCTGGAGATACAGGAGCTCAACAAGAGCCTCAGCAGGCAGACTCcaatcag CTCACAGACCATTGATGAGAGAGGCTTTGAAAGGTCTGAAGGCGATGTCACACGGAGT AGTTTTATCAAGCACAACAAGACATTCCACAAGATTTTCCTAGACATTCCTGAGGGCGAGGAATTAACACATG CTTTCACCTGTGCCCTGCAGAAGGAGGTGCTTTATCAAGGCAAGCTCTTTGTGTCGGATAATTACGTGTGCTTCTACTCCTCTGTGCTGCTCAAGGAAACCAGA GTGGTGATCCATGTATCTAATGTGCAAGCAGTGAAGAAGCAGAACACAGCCCGAGTGGTGCCCAACGCCCTGTCAATCCACACCAACGAGGGGGAGAAG tatttgtttgtgtctttACGGAACCGCGAGGCCTGCTACAAGCtactgtgctcagtgtgtccGAACGTGGTG GAAAAGAGCGGTCAGAACAGCCCGGTTGCCTCCTCAGCAGAGAATGGCATTGATCCCGGGAAGGATTCA AACTCAAGTGAGTCAAGTCTGGAGGACACTCCGAATCACCTGGATGACAGAAACCGCAGTGTCCAGTTGAAAGCACCCTTGCCCAAGCTGATCAGAA CCTCAAGGACTCGTCAGAGCAGCTCAACTTCTACAGAGAATGACGAGAGTTCCAGTGACGAAAACACAG AGCCGTCTTGGATTTGGTCCGTAACAGAGAAGGTCAAGTCCCTCCTCATACTGAGAGAGTCCAATAACTTCAACCTCCTCCTCTGCATCTACTTACTTCT GGTGCTGCTTCTCGTGCTGACGTCGGGGTACATCGGCCTGCGCATCATGGctctggaggagcagctgagCTCCATGGGGGCGCTGCCCGAGTTCTCTCTGCAGAGCGG GTACAAAGACACATAG
- the LOC118228803 gene encoding GRAM domain-containing protein 2B-like isoform X4, whose product MERCWSFRSVKGKPEDCYTVEGGGRLRKVKSKSRFEPMKVESVEDAQLEIQELNKSLSRQTPISSQTIDERGFERSEGDVTRSSFIKHNKTFHKIFLDIPEGEELTHAFTCALQKEVLYQGKLFVSDNYVCFYSSVLLKETRVVIHVSNVQAVKKQNTARVVPNALSIHTNEGEKYLFVSLRNREACYKLLCSVCPNVVEKSGQNSPVASSAENGIDPGKDSNSSESSLEDTPNHLDDRNRSVQLKAPLPKLIRTSRTRQSSSTSTENDESSSDENTEPSWIWSVTEKVKSLLILRESNNFNLLLCIYLLLVLLLVLTSGYIGLRIMALEEQLSSMGALPEFSLQSGYKDT is encoded by the exons ATGGAAAGGTGTTGGAGTTTTCGCTCAGTTAAAGGCAAGCCAGAAGACTG CTACACAGTGGAAGGGGGTGGGAGGCTGAGGAAAGTGAAGAGCAAGAGCAGGTTTGAACCCATGAAAGTAGAGAGTGTGGAGGATGCCCAGCTGGAGATACAGGAGCTCAACAAGAGCCTCAGCAGGCAGACTCcaatcag CTCACAGACCATTGATGAGAGAGGCTTTGAAAGGTCTGAAGGCGATGTCACACGGAGT AGTTTTATCAAGCACAACAAGACATTCCACAAGATTTTCCTAGACATTCCTGAGGGCGAGGAATTAACACATG CTTTCACCTGTGCCCTGCAGAAGGAGGTGCTTTATCAAGGCAAGCTCTTTGTGTCGGATAATTACGTGTGCTTCTACTCCTCTGTGCTGCTCAAGGAAACCAGA GTGGTGATCCATGTATCTAATGTGCAAGCAGTGAAGAAGCAGAACACAGCCCGAGTGGTGCCCAACGCCCTGTCAATCCACACCAACGAGGGGGAGAAG tatttgtttgtgtctttACGGAACCGCGAGGCCTGCTACAAGCtactgtgctcagtgtgtccGAACGTGGTG GAAAAGAGCGGTCAGAACAGCCCGGTTGCCTCCTCAGCAGAGAATGGCATTGATCCCGGGAAGGATTCA AACTCAAGTGAGTCAAGTCTGGAGGACACTCCGAATCACCTGGATGACAGAAACCGCAGTGTCCAGTTGAAAGCACCCTTGCCCAAGCTGATCAGAA CCTCAAGGACTCGTCAGAGCAGCTCAACTTCTACAGAGAATGACGAGAGTTCCAGTGACGAAAACACAG AGCCGTCTTGGATTTGGTCCGTAACAGAGAAGGTCAAGTCCCTCCTCATACTGAGAGAGTCCAATAACTTCAACCTCCTCCTCTGCATCTACTTACTTCT GGTGCTGCTTCTCGTGCTGACGTCGGGGTACATCGGCCTGCGCATCATGGctctggaggagcagctgagCTCCATGGGGGCGCTGCCCGAGTTCTCTCTGCAGAGCGG GTACAAAGACACATAG
- the LOC118228803 gene encoding GRAM domain-containing protein 2B-like isoform X2 produces the protein MEKRRRTWCHHVSIDSVDMPTPEEQGSYTVEGGGRLRKVKSKSRFEPMKVESVEDAQLEIQELNKSLSRQTPISSQTIDERGFERSEGDVTRSSFIKHNKTFHKIFLDIPEGEELTHAFTCALQKEVLYQGKLFVSDNYVCFYSSVLLKETRVVIHVSNVQAVKKQNTARVVPNALSIHTNEGEKYLFVSLRNREACYKLLCSVCPNVVEKSGQNSPVASSAENGIDPGKDSNSSESSLEDTPNHLDDRNRSVQLKAPLPKLIRTSRTRQSSSTSTENDESSSDENTEPSWIWSVTEKVKSLLILRESNNFNLLLCIYLLLVLLLVLTSGYIGLRIMALEEQLSSMGALPEFSLQSGYKDT, from the exons CTACACAGTGGAAGGGGGTGGGAGGCTGAGGAAAGTGAAGAGCAAGAGCAGGTTTGAACCCATGAAAGTAGAGAGTGTGGAGGATGCCCAGCTGGAGATACAGGAGCTCAACAAGAGCCTCAGCAGGCAGACTCcaatcag CTCACAGACCATTGATGAGAGAGGCTTTGAAAGGTCTGAAGGCGATGTCACACGGAGT AGTTTTATCAAGCACAACAAGACATTCCACAAGATTTTCCTAGACATTCCTGAGGGCGAGGAATTAACACATG CTTTCACCTGTGCCCTGCAGAAGGAGGTGCTTTATCAAGGCAAGCTCTTTGTGTCGGATAATTACGTGTGCTTCTACTCCTCTGTGCTGCTCAAGGAAACCAGA GTGGTGATCCATGTATCTAATGTGCAAGCAGTGAAGAAGCAGAACACAGCCCGAGTGGTGCCCAACGCCCTGTCAATCCACACCAACGAGGGGGAGAAG tatttgtttgtgtctttACGGAACCGCGAGGCCTGCTACAAGCtactgtgctcagtgtgtccGAACGTGGTG GAAAAGAGCGGTCAGAACAGCCCGGTTGCCTCCTCAGCAGAGAATGGCATTGATCCCGGGAAGGATTCA AACTCAAGTGAGTCAAGTCTGGAGGACACTCCGAATCACCTGGATGACAGAAACCGCAGTGTCCAGTTGAAAGCACCCTTGCCCAAGCTGATCAGAA CCTCAAGGACTCGTCAGAGCAGCTCAACTTCTACAGAGAATGACGAGAGTTCCAGTGACGAAAACACAG AGCCGTCTTGGATTTGGTCCGTAACAGAGAAGGTCAAGTCCCTCCTCATACTGAGAGAGTCCAATAACTTCAACCTCCTCCTCTGCATCTACTTACTTCT GGTGCTGCTTCTCGTGCTGACGTCGGGGTACATCGGCCTGCGCATCATGGctctggaggagcagctgagCTCCATGGGGGCGCTGCCCGAGTTCTCTCTGCAGAGCGG GTACAAAGACACATAG
- the LOC118228803 gene encoding GRAM domain-containing protein 2B-like isoform X5: MKVESVEDAQLEIQELNKSLSRQTPISSQTIDERGFERSEGDVTRSSFIKHNKTFHKIFLDIPEGEELTHAFTCALQKEVLYQGKLFVSDNYVCFYSSVLLKETRVVIHVSNVQAVKKQNTARVVPNALSIHTNEGEKYLFVSLRNREACYKLLCSVCPNVVEKSGQNSPVASSAENGIDPGKDSNSSESSLEDTPNHLDDRNRSVQLKAPLPKLIRTSRTRQSSSTSTENDESSSDENTEPSWIWSVTEKVKSLLILRESNNFNLLLCIYLLLVLLLVLTSGYIGLRIMALEEQLSSMGALPEFSLQSGYKDT, encoded by the exons ATGAAAGTAGAGAGTGTGGAGGATGCCCAGCTGGAGATACAGGAGCTCAACAAGAGCCTCAGCAGGCAGACTCcaatcag CTCACAGACCATTGATGAGAGAGGCTTTGAAAGGTCTGAAGGCGATGTCACACGGAGT AGTTTTATCAAGCACAACAAGACATTCCACAAGATTTTCCTAGACATTCCTGAGGGCGAGGAATTAACACATG CTTTCACCTGTGCCCTGCAGAAGGAGGTGCTTTATCAAGGCAAGCTCTTTGTGTCGGATAATTACGTGTGCTTCTACTCCTCTGTGCTGCTCAAGGAAACCAGA GTGGTGATCCATGTATCTAATGTGCAAGCAGTGAAGAAGCAGAACACAGCCCGAGTGGTGCCCAACGCCCTGTCAATCCACACCAACGAGGGGGAGAAG tatttgtttgtgtctttACGGAACCGCGAGGCCTGCTACAAGCtactgtgctcagtgtgtccGAACGTGGTG GAAAAGAGCGGTCAGAACAGCCCGGTTGCCTCCTCAGCAGAGAATGGCATTGATCCCGGGAAGGATTCA AACTCAAGTGAGTCAAGTCTGGAGGACACTCCGAATCACCTGGATGACAGAAACCGCAGTGTCCAGTTGAAAGCACCCTTGCCCAAGCTGATCAGAA CCTCAAGGACTCGTCAGAGCAGCTCAACTTCTACAGAGAATGACGAGAGTTCCAGTGACGAAAACACAG AGCCGTCTTGGATTTGGTCCGTAACAGAGAAGGTCAAGTCCCTCCTCATACTGAGAGAGTCCAATAACTTCAACCTCCTCCTCTGCATCTACTTACTTCT GGTGCTGCTTCTCGTGCTGACGTCGGGGTACATCGGCCTGCGCATCATGGctctggaggagcagctgagCTCCATGGGGGCGCTGCCCGAGTTCTCTCTGCAGAGCGG GTACAAAGACACATAG